Proteins encoded in a region of the Microbacterium neungamense genome:
- a CDS encoding response regulator transcription factor has translation MAQLLVLSADADGVLPALELLSHGVRQHPADAARLASAPDADVIVVDGRTQLAQAKSLCRLLETAGNDTPVLLVVGEGGMSAVAAEWGFDDVILSTAGPAETDARIRLLLARAEASEPTGVHVSGITIDEQSYSAKLHGKPLDLTYKEFQLLHFLATHPSRVFTREQLLSDVWGYDYFGGTRTVDVHVRRLRAKLGEAEHVIGTVRNVGYRFNLFDDDHPRAE, from the coding sequence GTGGCCCAGCTGCTGGTTCTCTCCGCCGACGCGGACGGCGTCCTGCCCGCGCTCGAGCTGCTCTCGCACGGGGTGCGGCAGCATCCCGCGGATGCCGCGCGCCTGGCCTCCGCGCCCGACGCCGACGTGATCGTGGTGGACGGGCGCACCCAGCTCGCGCAGGCGAAGTCGCTGTGCCGGCTGCTGGAGACCGCCGGCAACGACACCCCGGTGCTGCTGGTGGTGGGCGAGGGCGGGATGAGCGCGGTCGCGGCCGAGTGGGGATTCGACGACGTCATCCTGAGCACCGCGGGTCCGGCGGAGACGGATGCCCGCATCCGCCTGCTCCTGGCCAGGGCGGAGGCCTCCGAGCCCACCGGCGTGCACGTCTCGGGGATCACCATCGACGAGCAGTCGTACTCCGCCAAGCTGCACGGCAAGCCGCTGGACCTCACCTACAAGGAGTTCCAGCTGCTGCACTTCCTCGCCACGCATCCGTCCCGCGTGTTCACGCGCGAGCAGCTGCTCAGCGACGTGTGGGGCTACGACTACTTCGGCGGCACCCGCACCGTGGACGTGCACGTGCGGCGGCTGCGCGCGAAGCTCGGCGAGGCGGAGCACGTCATCGGGACGGTCCGCAACGTCGGCTACCGTTTCAACCTCTTCGACGACGACCACCCGCGCGCGGAATAG
- a CDS encoding RNA degradosome polyphosphate kinase: MMEPALADAGLGDAEDDDFDAVEAPDVLLPDHRYLDRELSWLAFNQRVLELAEDPSLPELERANFLAIFASNLDEFFMVRVAGLKRRIVTGLAVPTNVGRSPSDVLADISREAHKLQLRHADVWTEQVRPALADAGIEIADWEDLTDAERSTLSDYFQAQVFPVLMPLAVDPAHPFPYISGLSLNLAIRIRNARTGRQEFARLKVPPMLPRFVEVPSAGEITRFIRLEELIANHLDDLFPGMEVLDHHAFRLTRNEDVEIEEDETENLIQALEAELLRRRFGPPIRLEITDDMDDVTLELLLKELDITDQEVYRLPGPLDLRGLFDLARVDRPDLRYPPHVPTTALAFQPGDSNERPDIFKAIGKADVLVHHPYESFATSVQAFLEQAARDPHVLAIKQTLYRTSGDSPVVQALIDAAEAGKQVLALVEVKARFDEANNIVWARKLEKAGVHVVYGLVGLKTHCKLALVIREEDGVLRHYSHVGTGNYNPKTSRIYEDFGLFTADPQVGKDLTRLFNELSGYAIEKKFKRLLVAPLHLRKGLLRHIDNERKNAEAGRPAHIRIKVNSMVDEQIIDALYRASQAGVRVDVWVRGICSLRVDLPGISDNITVRSILGRYLEHSRIFAFHNDGDPQVFIGSADMMHRNLDRRVEALVRVGDPAHVHELVSLFDAAMDDGIASWHLGAGGVWTRHAEDAAGEPLADLQDRTMSEIQRRRRKRTAR, encoded by the coding sequence ATGATGGAACCGGCACTGGCAGATGCAGGGCTCGGCGACGCCGAGGACGACGACTTCGACGCGGTCGAAGCCCCGGACGTGCTGCTCCCGGACCACCGCTACCTCGACCGCGAGCTGAGCTGGCTCGCGTTCAACCAGCGGGTGCTGGAGCTCGCCGAGGACCCGTCGCTGCCGGAGCTGGAGCGCGCGAACTTCCTCGCCATCTTCGCCAGCAACCTCGACGAGTTCTTCATGGTGCGCGTCGCCGGCCTCAAGCGCCGCATCGTCACCGGGCTGGCGGTGCCCACGAACGTCGGACGCTCCCCCAGCGACGTGCTCGCCGACATCTCCCGCGAGGCGCACAAGCTGCAGCTGCGCCACGCGGACGTGTGGACCGAGCAGGTGCGGCCCGCGCTGGCGGATGCCGGCATCGAGATCGCCGACTGGGAGGACCTCACCGACGCCGAGCGGTCCACGCTCAGCGACTACTTCCAGGCGCAGGTGTTCCCGGTGCTGATGCCGCTGGCCGTGGACCCCGCGCATCCGTTCCCGTACATCTCCGGGCTCTCGCTGAACCTCGCCATCCGCATCCGCAACGCCCGCACCGGGCGGCAGGAGTTCGCCCGCCTGAAGGTGCCGCCCATGCTGCCGCGCTTCGTCGAGGTGCCCAGCGCCGGCGAGATCACCCGGTTCATCCGGCTCGAGGAGCTCATCGCCAACCACCTCGACGACCTCTTCCCCGGCATGGAGGTGCTCGACCACCACGCGTTCCGGCTCACCCGCAACGAGGACGTGGAGATCGAGGAGGACGAGACCGAGAACCTCATCCAGGCCCTCGAGGCCGAGCTGCTCCGGCGCCGCTTCGGGCCGCCGATCCGGCTCGAGATCACCGACGACATGGACGACGTCACCCTCGAGCTGCTGCTGAAGGAGCTCGACATCACCGACCAGGAGGTGTACCGGCTGCCGGGGCCGCTGGACCTGCGCGGCCTGTTCGACCTGGCCCGCGTCGACCGCCCGGACCTGCGCTACCCGCCGCACGTGCCGACCACGGCCCTCGCCTTCCAGCCCGGCGACAGCAACGAGCGCCCCGACATCTTCAAGGCGATCGGCAAGGCGGACGTGCTCGTGCACCACCCCTACGAGTCGTTCGCGACCAGCGTCCAGGCGTTCCTGGAGCAGGCCGCCCGCGACCCGCACGTGCTCGCCATCAAGCAGACCCTGTACCGCACCTCGGGCGACAGCCCGGTCGTGCAGGCTCTCATCGACGCCGCCGAGGCGGGCAAGCAGGTGCTCGCCCTGGTCGAGGTGAAGGCCCGCTTCGACGAGGCCAACAACATCGTGTGGGCCCGCAAGCTGGAGAAGGCCGGCGTGCACGTGGTCTACGGACTGGTCGGGCTGAAGACGCACTGCAAGCTCGCGCTCGTCATCCGCGAGGAGGACGGCGTGCTGCGGCACTACTCGCACGTCGGCACCGGCAACTACAACCCGAAGACCAGCCGCATCTACGAGGACTTCGGCCTGTTCACCGCCGACCCGCAGGTGGGCAAGGACCTCACCCGCCTGTTCAACGAGCTCAGCGGCTACGCGATCGAGAAGAAGTTCAAGCGCCTGCTGGTCGCTCCGCTGCACCTGCGCAAGGGCCTGCTGCGGCACATCGACAACGAGCGCAAGAACGCCGAGGCCGGCCGGCCCGCGCACATCCGGATCAAGGTCAACTCGATGGTCGACGAGCAGATCATCGACGCGCTGTACCGCGCCAGCCAGGCCGGCGTCCGGGTGGACGTGTGGGTGCGCGGCATCTGCAGCCTGCGCGTGGACCTGCCCGGCATCAGCGACAACATCACGGTGCGCAGCATCCTCGGCCGCTACCTGGAGCACTCCCGGATCTTCGCCTTCCACAACGACGGCGACCCCCAGGTGTTCATCGGCAGCGCCGACATGATGCACCGCAACCTCGACCGGCGGGTGGAGGCGCTGGTGCGGGTGGGCGACCCGGCGCACGTGCACGAGCTGGTGTCGCTGTTCGACGCCGCGATGGACGACGGCATCGCCTCCTGGCACCTCGGCGCCGGCGGCGTGTGGACCCGACACGCCGAGGATGCCGCCGGCGAGCCGCTCGCGGATCTGCAGGATCGGACCATGTCCGAGATCCAGCGTCGCCGTCGCAAGCGAACGGCCCGATGA
- a CDS encoding NUDIX hydrolase: protein MTDTAVYAAGAVVWRLVEGKLRVLLIHRTKYRDVTLPKGKVDPGETLAETAVREVREETGIRVSLGVPVGVSRYHLRPRRQKVVHYWAAEATEEAIRASSFVPNGEISGIEWVSLKKARARLSYPVDVEILEAFAHLVDDGVLHTFPVIALRHAKALPRSEWDGPDAERPLTERGMRQAKAIVGPLRAFGVRRIVTSDAVRCVQSVAPLAKKIGRTPVRTAKISQDAWEAGTADIRSVIGKRVRARKPAVVCSHGPVLPAIMSEIALATGTLQGSYVGSASALDVAAFSVVHLSLTNPGSGIISIETHEPRV from the coding sequence ATGACCGACACGGCCGTGTACGCGGCGGGCGCCGTGGTGTGGCGCCTGGTCGAGGGCAAGCTGAGGGTCCTGCTCATCCACCGCACCAAGTACCGCGACGTGACGCTGCCCAAGGGCAAGGTCGACCCGGGCGAGACGCTCGCCGAGACGGCGGTGCGCGAGGTGCGCGAGGAGACCGGCATCCGCGTCAGCCTCGGCGTGCCGGTCGGGGTCAGCCGCTACCACCTGCGCCCCCGGCGGCAGAAGGTGGTGCACTACTGGGCCGCGGAGGCCACCGAGGAGGCGATCCGCGCCTCCAGCTTCGTGCCGAACGGCGAGATCTCCGGGATCGAGTGGGTGAGCCTGAAGAAGGCGCGGGCGCGTCTGAGCTACCCGGTGGACGTGGAGATCCTCGAGGCGTTCGCGCACCTCGTCGACGACGGCGTGCTGCACACCTTCCCGGTGATCGCGCTGCGGCACGCGAAGGCCCTGCCGCGCTCGGAATGGGACGGGCCGGATGCCGAGCGCCCGCTCACCGAGCGCGGGATGCGCCAGGCGAAGGCGATCGTCGGGCCGCTGCGCGCGTTCGGCGTGCGCCGCATCGTCACCAGCGACGCCGTGCGCTGCGTGCAGAGCGTCGCGCCGCTGGCCAAGAAGATCGGCCGCACGCCGGTGCGGACCGCGAAGATCAGCCAGGACGCGTGGGAGGCCGGCACCGCCGACATCCGCTCCGTGATCGGCAAGCGGGTGCGTGCGCGCAAGCCCGCCGTGGTGTGCAGCCACGGGCCGGTGCTGCCGGCGATCATGTCCGAGATCGCCCTGGCCACCGGGACGCTGCAGGGGTCGTACGTGGGCAGCGCGAGCGCCCTGGACGTCGCGGCCTTCTCGGTCGTGCACCTGTCGCTGACGAATCCGGGATCCGGCATCATCTCGATCGAGACGCACGAGCCGCGGGTCTGA